A region of the Microcoleus sp. AS-A8 genome:
AGCTAGGGCTAAAAGCAGGTCATTATTCAAGTTTGTAATCAGAGCAGTACCAAGCGATCGCCGACAGTGATCACAGGGGCAAGAAAAAACCCCCTGTTGGGGGCTGATTCTTTAACAAAGCGTCGCAGAAAATACTTAAAGCAGATACACCAGGGTAAACAGAACAATCCAGACTACATCAACAAAGTGCCAGTAAAGCTCTGCCGCTTCTGGGCCAAAGTGTTCTTCAGCAGAGTAGTGGCTTGGATTTCGCGAGCGCCACAATACTGACAAGATTAGCAGCAGACCCACGGTGACGTGCAAACCGTGGAAGCCGGTGAGAACAAAAAAGGAGCTGGTAAACACATTGTTGGTGAGGCCAAATCCAAGATGAGCATACTCATAAGCCTGTCCAGCCAGAAAGATTGCCCCCATAATCGCGGTGATAGCGTACCAGAACCGCAGCCCGGAAACATCGTTTTTCTTAATAGCCGTGTCACCTCGATGC
Encoded here:
- a CDS encoding heme-copper oxidase subunit III, encoding MQGSTIDESKTALNYHNAPAASAEHEEHPDFRMFGVAVFLVAESMIFLGLFTAFLIYRAILPAWPPEGTPELELLLPGINTLILISSSFVMHRGDTAIKKNDVSGLRFWYAITAIMGAIFLAGQAYEYAHLGFGLTNNVFTSSFFVLTGFHGLHVTVGLLLILSVLWRSRNPSHYSAEEHFGPEAAELYWHFVDVVWIVLFTLVYLL